A genomic region of Pristiophorus japonicus isolate sPriJap1 chromosome 20, sPriJap1.hap1, whole genome shotgun sequence contains the following coding sequences:
- the LOC139232792 gene encoding zinc finger protein 420-like, with protein MDPEHTDELDLTETAGVSEATLENSLHECKDRLGNRRGPRLEGVLPDNPQDDPERGSSETECGPSRTEGRPSEMERGPSGLEGGPSETEGGPSEMEREPSRSEGRPSETERGPSGLEGRPNETEHGPSGSEGEPNEMEREPSGSEGRPSETERGPSETERGPSGSEGRPSASEGRPSGSEEEVAGMSEADKPEKDTLAKAGRESLRRGRTGSYRCSQSAKDFISLPELRHHEWAHTGERPFIRRSRGKSLSQMFDLQRHAGAHRDWWPRQCGKPLLSGPAWRERQQVPADQWACRQAPCDRILTRVSALSNPGGPAQCPDYGTSFRRRAVLRDHQRLRSTPCARPEHGQTRHRPPGTLRTEDKPHRCAVVNQARARPCAFSPCGLSLDRRHRLKQHQGIPSAHGESHGVGRAPATGLERRSRVYRPEPRPFANGKAGSQISTLQRHKCFLPKGQEAAVGRDGGPSWGADWGPDGGLDRPSDGGAAMDGGPGQEADRLPGTDGGVDGGESWLPDGGPGRGADGGAKADGGPDRGADGAPDLGVNRGPDGGLDRLSDRGVGTDGGPGRGADGGLGAQGEAERDHPHSCSQCDGPLGQQCQRLRDPGGRPFACADCGKAFTRLRGLQDHQRIHSGERPFLCGQCGKAFTRMSALRVHLQAHGGARPYHCSLCGMKFAFGSRLRRHMRTHTGERPYVCAQCGVAFAQSSNLKDHQRSHSGEKPHVCRECGRAFVSSSTLVKHLRTHTGEKPYTCRLCGKSFTQSSTLKRHKCLVAQRQRDARESGSAAAEETERAEEEILCICECGKPYVKRGRAQPQQCPHTAQGHCKSKEVP; from the coding sequence ATGGACCCTGAGCACACCGATGAGTTGGATCTCACCGAGACTGCGGGGGTGAGTGAGGCCACCCTCGAAAACAGTCTGCACGAGTGCAAGGACAGGCTGGGGAATCGACGGGGGCCGCGACTGGAAGGGGTGTTGCCGGACAATCCCCAAGATGACCCGGAGAGGGGGTCCAGCGAGACGGAGTGTGGGCCCAGCAGGACGGAGGGAAGACccagcgagatggagagagggccCAGCGGGTTGGAGGGAGGGCCCAGCGAGACGGAGGGAGGGCccagcgagatggagagagagcccAGCAGGTCAGAGGGAAGACCCAGCGAGACGGAGCGTGGGCCCAGCGGGTTGGAGGGAAGGCCCAACGAGACGGAGCATGGGCCCAGCGGGTCGGAGGGAGAGCCCaacgagatggagagagagccCAGCGGGTCAGAGGGAAGACCCAGCGAGACGGAGCGTGGACCCAGCGAGACGGAGCGTGGGCCCAGCGGGTCGGAGGGAAGGCCCAGCGCGTCGGAGGGAAGGCCCAGCGGGTCGGAGGAGGAGGTGGCGGGCATGTCCGAAGCTGACAAGCCGGAGAAGGATACATTGGCCAAGGCTGGGCGGGAAAGCTTGAGGCGGGGGAGGACTGGGTCGTACCGCTGTTCCCAGTCTGCGAAGGACTTTATCTCCCTGCCCGAGCTGCGACACCACGAGTGGGCCCACACTGGCGAGCGGCCTTTCATCCGCCGCTCCCGCGGCAAAAGCCTCTCGCAGATGTTCGACCTCCAGCGGCACGCCGGGGCCCACAGGGACTGGTGGCCCCGCCAGTGCGGCAAGCCTTTGCTCAGCGGCCCGGCCTGGCGAGAGCGCCAACAGGTCCCCGCCGACCAGTGGGCCTGCAGACAAGCACCATGCGATAGGATCTTGACCCGCGTGTCCGCGCTCAGCAATCCCGGGGGCCCGGCGCAGTGTCCCGACTACGGCACGTCCTTCAGGCGCCGCGCCGTGCTGCGAGACCACCAGCGGCTCCGCAGCACCCCGTGCGCCCGCCCAGAGCACGGCCAGACCCGCCACCGTCCACCGGGGACCCTGCGGACCGAGGACAAGCCCCACAGATGTGCCGTTGTGAACCAGGCCCGGGCCAGGCCCTGCGCCTTCTCCCCGTGCGGCCTCTCCCTCGACCGCCGGCACAGGCTGAAACAGCACCAGGGGATTCCCAGTGCCCATGGGGAATCGCACGGCGTGGGCCGTGCACCAGCCACTGGCCTGGAGAGACGGAGCCGGGTGTACCGCCCAGAGCCCAGGCCCTTCGCCAATGGCAAGGCCGGCAGCCAGATCAGCACCCTCCAGAGACACAAATGTTTCCTCCCCAAGGGGCAGGAGGCGGCCGTGGGCCGGGATGGGGGACCGAGCTGGGGGGCGGACTGGGGGCCAGATGGAGGACTGGATCGGCCGTCGGACGGGGGAGCGGCAATGGATGGAGGACCAGGACAGGAGGCGGACAGGCTTCCGGGGACGGATGGAGGGGTGGACGGGGGAGAAAGCTGGCTGCCGGACGGGGGACCGGGTCGGGGGGCGGACGGAGGAGCGAAGGCAGACGGGGGACCGGATCGGGGGGCGGACGGGGCACCGGATTTGGGGGTGAACCGGGGACCGGATGGAGGACTGGACCGGCTGTCAGACAGGGGAGTGGGGACGGATGGAGGACCAGGACGGGGGGCGGACGGGGGACTGGGGGCCCAGGGGGAAGCGGAGCGGGACCACCCCCACAGTTGCTCCCAGTGCGATGGGCCTTTGGGCCAGCAATGCCAGCGGCTACGCGACCCCGGGGGGCGCCCCTTCGCGTGTGCCGACTGCGGGAAGGCCTTCACGCGCCTTCGGGGGCTGCAGGACCACCAGCGCATCCACAGCGGCGAGCGGCCCTTCCTGTGCGGGCAGTGCGGCAAGGCCTTCACGCGCATGTCGGCGCTGCGGGTCCATCTGCAGGCGCACGGCGGGGCCCGGCCCTACCACTGCAGCCTGTGCGGCATGAAGTTCGCCTTCGGCTCCCGCCTGCGCCGCCACATGCGGACCCACACGGGCGAGCGGCCGTACGTCTGCGCCCAGTGCGGGGTGGCCTTCGCCCAGTCCTCCAACCTCAAGGACCACCAGCGCAGCCACTCCGGGGAGAAGCCGCACGTGTGCCGGGAGTGTGGCCGGGCCTTCGTGTCCTCCTCCACGCTGGTCAAGCACCTGCGGACCCACACCGGGGAAAAGCCCTACACCTGCCGGCTGTGCGGCAAATCCTTCACCCAGTCCTCCACCCTGAAGCGGCATAAGTGCCTGGTGGCCCAGCGGCAGCGGGACGCCAGGGAGAGCGGGAGCGCGGCCGCGGAGGAGACGGAGAGGGCGGAGGAGGAGATACTGTGCATCTGCGAGTGCGGCAAACCCTATGTGAAGCGGGGACGCGCCCAGCCACAGCAGTGCCCGCACACGGCCCAGGGGCACTGCAAGAGTAAGGAGGTGCCCTGA